In Camelina sativa cultivar DH55 chromosome 17, Cs, whole genome shotgun sequence, the genomic stretch TGAGTATCTTAAGGAGTAATTGacaatctccttcaaaacaCATTGATGTAAAACCTCTGATCCATGTATGTTGCATAACAGATAGAAGAGTTTTTGCTTCCGCTTCAAGAGGAGTTTTTATTGTTCCCAGTTTTATAGATCACCATCCTTTTGATATGCCATCCCTATTTCATATGATCCAGCCTCCAGTTATTTGGTTAGTTTGTTGATCAAAAGCTGCATCATAGTTACATTTATATTAAGTTTTTGTCGGTCTACTCCatttaatttcttcttgaacTTGGTTGGTATGAGATGATATGTCTGGCGCATTGTGAAAAAGCCAATCCTGGACATCGTTTTCAGCTCTTTGGACTAATATTCTTGGTTGAtcagagatattttcaaaaatgaacttgtttttttatttcgaGAGGTGCCATAGCAACCAAAAAGGTAGGATTTAAGTTGTTGCAGTGACATCATTTGAATTTTCCAAATCTAAAAGGGCTGTGAGAATGAATTCACAATCTTGATTCGTATCTAACAATATCTCTATTGGAATATTTGCCATGTCCCATGTTTGTTTCGCATGATAGAATAGGATGTGTTCAATAGTTTCATCAGATTTGAAACAACGTGGACAAACAGGGTCTAAGTTTTTCCCGCATGTATTCAACCTAGTAATTGTTGGCAATGCTTTTGAAATTAATCGCCAAAGgaagtgttttatttttggcagAATATTTAGTTTCCAAATTCTGTTTTTTAGTGTAATCAGAACCATGAGGGATCGGTGGTTGAAACATATGTGATCAAAGAAGGTTGGGTCCTCGAGAATCTCTTTAGCGATTTCTACATATTTAAAGATTTCCCCTACATACTAAAAAAAGGATGTAGATAATTCTCAGATTTAGTAGGTTTGGTTTATTGTATGCTTTTCATAGCAGATTACATGTAATTTTGCTAGTTAATTGTTTGCTTTTCGAAGCAATTCTCAGTTTCAtgtattttaaacatattaagttaggagaatttgttagaaattatCCATTTGagatattatatttcaaaaatacatctttttgaacatgtttatttttgccctcttttatacaattacaatatgttaaattaactttaaaattttcttttaaggaTATTcgttaaattagatttttttttcagagcagatttcatgtgtttttgttgtataGTCGTTTTTACATTAATGCGCTTGTTAACAATATTATTTACCATTTGATCAACGcgacaaaaatatttaaacctgaAAATAACACTTGCCTTTtaatattaagaatttttatATTGTCGTTATTTGACTTGTCTTTAGTTTATTGTCGTTATTACATGAATGCATTTTTGAcagtcttatttataatttggTCAACGCGACAAAAAAATCATGTGAGATTAAGATCACCAAATCTACTATCTTATTACTTTATCAAATATTTCATTTCGATGTTTcgacattaaaaaattaaacctaaAAGGGAACACTTGCCCtttaatatttagtttttttacattGTCGACATATCTTTAGTTTATTGTCGTTATTACAtgaatgtatttttgaaaatattatctatCATTTGGTCaatgcgaaaaaaaaaacttgagacaTAAGATCATTAAATGTATGATCATATGTAACTTTGCATTTGGATAttcaaaaagaattttaaacCTAAGAGGGAACACTTGCCCTTTAATAGTAAGAAGTTTTACATTATTGTTATTTGACAtatctttatttcatttttgattttatatgaaTAAGTTTTTGATAATACTCCCTTTGTTTCATTTCATCAAGAATTTCAttcttagatatttttattttatacgaagaatgttattctatattttcaacaaaaattttACACCTAATTTTCTATTGTACCCTTAACTCAAAGCtcatttttgttaaatttcaatgattaatcatttatttcttaatttggaTGAAATATGtgagaatgacactctttgtaaaTGAAGAGAGTATTATCTATCTTTTTTGGTAGATGCGACAAAAGATTCATACGACAATTAAGATCATTGAGTTCGCGATCATATGTAActtaaaagaaacataaaacaaatgaaattaaatattaaaaagcaTTATAATAGAAAATGtgtaaattacatatattttttttgttttaacccataaaaacaaaaatattaaatgctttaatatttaattttcactGCTTGCACCGGGTTGATATTAAATAGTGTTTaatgttaatttgttttgaaataaCGAATAAACCTTATTGGAtacttgaaaaaataaatagatcaCTAGTAGATGAACATATTAATACAATGTATCTAGTAAATCAATATGTGTCACTTTATATGTGGTTAAAAATATGTGTcactttaattttgaaagatttttatGAATTTAGAGTTTAATTATTCAATATTTCAATTCATTGAGAAAAGTATATACTTTACAAAGTTCCAAAAATTAGACTAGTACAGAGTGATATAAGGAATTAGATAACATGTGTCCCTCCAATTTAGAAATATTGATTAGTTTATTTGTATGAATATAACTGtcataaataatttagatacaaagaatataaattagTTTCTTCACAAAAAAATGGAGGAAAAATGTCACAATGTATATTAATAATGCAGTATAtatcatcaaattttttaaaaagatgattgcacttatttttaaaaattgactCTACATTTTTTCAAATGTATAGTTAAAAAGATATGTACAGTTGTTCACTGGAAAAACAAAGTACCTATGCGTTTGTCTAtaaaagtattaaatattttaaatggttAATTTATCAGTTAGCTAgctattttcaatatatatttgtatattacgTACTTAGTAGTTTTAGTTCTATAGAAAGAACTAATAATAACATGTTGACACTTTTGGACACATGCCACAATCTGATAAATTATACTAACAAATTTTATCATCTTAAGCaattttagtatatttataatatataccaaaaaCTGATATATTTAGTCAAATGAATCAGCAATGTATATAAACCAGAAATATATGACCATACATCCTCTCTGCCAATTCACCCATTCGGAGTAACCACGTGGATCATATATCATGTAACGTCCGTCATATATAGTTACGTTTTTTTAACCTAATGTGTTTCAAAATTGTGGTGATCTGTATGCTAACCCCAAGACTTGTTGATGTGCACCACTTAACTAAATAGCTCCAAAATAGCAAACAAATCTTGCCCTCTTAAATACCATTCACCATTGGCTTACAGATGGTGAAAATTATGTAAAGATGCCTTGATTTTatcgttttgatttttgaaaatatctaCACACATATAtccatttccaaaactaacattttttCACTGATACATTCATACATATCCCCATTTCCTGATACTCttgtataaataatatcaaaccACCATCGAATGAAGAACTCACAGTAATCACAAATTAAACACACCAAAGAGAATCTTTCAAACAATATGGAAACCGTCGTGGTGATTGTTGGGGCTGGACCAGCCGGTTTGGCAACATCGGTTTGTCTAAACCAACACTCAGTCCCAAACGTGATTCTCGAGAAAGAAGACATCTATGCATCGCTTTGGAAGAAACGAGCCTACGATCGTCTCAAACTTCACTTAGCCAAAGAGTTTTGTGAGCTGCCTTTCATGCCACACGGCCGCGATGTTCCAACCTTTATGCCCAAAGATCTTTTCGTCAACTACCTTGACGCGTATGTTGCCCGTTTCGACATAAAGCCTAGGTACAACCGTACCGTGAAGCTCTCAACATTCGATGAGTCCAACAACAAGTGGAGGGTCGAGGCGGAAAACACGGTGACCGGAGAGACCGAGGTGTATTGGTCGGAGTTTTTGGTGGTTGCGACCGGGGAGAACGGAGATGGGAACATTCCCATGGTGAATGGGATTGATACTTTCCCCGGCGAGATTGTGCATTCGAGTGGGTACAAGTCCGGTCGTGACTTCAACGGCAAAAATGTTCTTGTGGTCGGTGGTGGAAACTCCGGTATGGAGATTAGTTTTGATCTTTGCAACTTCGGAGCAAATACGACCGTTCTCATTAGAACTCCGGTAAGTAATTAATGTTGGTTTtgtcttttaattatttatttgtaatgCATGAAAGTTAGAGATTGTCATGCATGTGTGGTTGTGGTCAATTCATGGACAAAAACTTGTTGTGATTATTGAGATCTAAAAGTATCATACGAGAATTTGATAGTAGCTTGGCTTGTACAATAAGAATTTTTACCCATATTGTTTCATTTAAGACAAAAGATTTTGTATTAAGTTACAATATAATTTGTGCATTTGAACAATATGTATGTATAACATTAGGGTTTCATTCTTAAAATCTTTGCAGAGACACGTGGTGACTAAAGAAGTGATACACTTGGGGATGTCATTTCTGAAGTATGTTCCGGTGACGATGGTCGACACAATGGTGACGACTATATCGAATCTTGTGTACGGAGATCTCTCCAAGTACGGACTCTTGCGACCAAAACAAGGTCCTTTCGCAACTAAACTCTTTACCGGAAAAGCTCctgttattgatgttggaacTGTCCAAAAGATCCGCGAAGGCGAGATTAAGGTACCTATACCCTTTTTGTCAATTAAATTTCATCTTCACCTTTATTGAATTCTTCTTACTTATAATATACTTTAATGCATAGAAAGtatcagttttttgtttgtcttgtcCAAAGAAAATGTCAgttctatttttcatttttggtcaAACAGTGTCAGTCTTTTAAAGTTTGGTTGTATATGAATGCAGTTTTTAGGAGGAATGAAAAGGGTAATTTGTGTAGAATTAATTTTgacaaaagacacaaaaaaaaccctCAATTTTAGGTGTTCAGAAACATCACTTTTCAAACCATggcaattttattttgtacaattctaatttattttcatatcagACAACTGAAAGCCTTTATTTCAGGCCAAATCTGGTTACTTTTATATCCTACtgatttcacacaaattaatgATGATAAAATTTCTTTCATAGAATTTATTATTGTACTCCATCTTCCATAGTTCAAAGCTTCTTGATTACTAAATTTTTAATGATAAGTGGTAAATTTTATTAACTGGAAACAGTATTAACTAACTAATAATGCAATTGTGTTAGGTTATCAATGGTGGGATTGGAAGCATCAAAGGCAAGACCTTAACGTTCGAAAATGGACATGAACAAGATTTTGATGCAATTGTGTTTGCGACTGGTTACAAAAGCTCGGTCTGCAGTTGGTTACAGGTACTATAATTTATAACATAAGTACCCCAAAATCATccacttaaaacaaaacaaaaccagttGGATAAATATGACAATGATGTGTACGTTCTTGTGAAATAATACACAGGACTATGAGTACGTGATGAAGAAGGATGGATTCCCCAAAGCACCCATGCCGAAGCATTGGAAAGGAGAGAAGAATCTTTACTGTGCTGGATTTTCAAGAAAAGGAATTGCCGGAGCCGCCGAGGATGCTGTGTCTGTCGCCGACGACATCAGCTCGGTCTTGGCTGCCATCAAAAACTGAAGCTGTATTGGATAACATGCAAAATAGTAAGActtgataagaaaaagaaaaaaaggaaacaaaagtaagaagcataatgtattgttgttgttgatttggtCTAAGTCTCTAGAGTGCATGTATAAATTCATAAGATGATAAATCtgccgttttttttttttctttcttttctttgtaacatttttatttcattaagaTTGAactgattgtgtttggttacaATGTAATGCATTAGAAATAAATTGAGGAATATTATGTTTGGCCTAAAGATCAGCCGATTGATTGTTATTACGGGAGCTTCATGAAGGGAAGAAGTCATGGAAAAATACTTACATCACGCTTCCTCTGCCTcccagttttttttcttctcgatTTGTCTTATCCTTTTTCACTCTTcatatgcattttctttttgttgcatCCTTAAGGTTGTCATTGACTACAATGACATGGTCTTCTATTACGAATCCCTTCTCGCATCCTCTAACACGTGGATGTCGATGGAGtcaaaattaagattttaattctTTGGTCGGCGGTTTGCCTTTGGGGCCTGTTGTGTAAGATTGTAAATCTCCGTGAGAGGAGAGCTATGCATTGATCATGTATTTATAAGGTTACATAAGATAAGATCAAATCTAATCTAGAGATACtagatatatacaaatataagatACACATATATCTACTCTAACATGTTGGACCTTTAAAACTTCAgtaatctctatatatattgtggGTTATTCGTGGCCTGTTTGATAATATATTGTTCACCTTCACTTAATTTTGCGTTAAATCGATCCTCGTTGAACGATGATGCTCAATCTTCCAATTGATTTGGCGGAGGAGGTGCTCTCTAGGGTTCCAATGACATCCATGAGAAAAGTCCGATTTGCTTGTAAAAATTGGAACACTTTATCCAGATGTAGGAAATTTGGAAAGAAGCACCTTGGAGTAGCAAAAGcaaagaaggcaaagaagaagtCTATGGTGGTCTTGATGATGGATTATAAGGTTTATCTGACGAGCATCAATTCTTCACGACGACAAGgctcaatcatcatcatcatgtataGAGCATGAAGGTAAACTTATTAGCCTAGACAATTCATATGAAGTCCATGTATCTCAAGTCTTTCACTGCGACGGTTTGTTGTTATGCATCACCAAGGACCACACTAAGctcgtggtttggaacccgtatTTGGGTCAAACCCAGTGGATCGATCCCACACATACTTTCCCCAGATTGGACTTTTATTCGTATGCTCTTGGATACGACGACAATAGAAGCCGCagctacaaaatcttgagatttATTGATGTATTTTGCCCCAAAACCTTTGTTGAGACCAATATCTACGACTTTAACTCTGCTTCATGGAGGGTACTTGATGTCTCTCCAGACGGGAAGGTAGATTATTATGACCGTGGAGTCTCCCTCAAGGGAAATACTTACTGGTTTGCTAAAGAGAAGCCTTcagaaacaagagaagaaggtGTGGACGAGGAGGctttcttggtttgttttgattCCACAAGAGAGGTATTTGGGCCGCTTTTGCCTCTTCCTTTTGAGTGGTTTGTTGAAGATACTGCCACTCTATCTAGTGTTAGAGAGGAGCAGCTTGCGGTTTTGTTCCAGCGATGGGACACATCAATGTTGGAGATATGGATAACTACTAAGATTGAGCCCGACGCCGTGTCCTGGAGCACCAAGTGTTTCTTAGCTCTCAATATGACACCATTTACTTTCTCTGGCTTCCAGTTTCCGGTCACAGCTGCgagtttcttcattgacgaggaggAGAAAGTCGCTGTGGTTTTTGATAAAATCGTTCTAGACGAGAATGGTTATTATATAAACCCCAATCGCAATTTAGCTTACATCCTTGGAGTGGATGGATCCGTCAAAAAAGCATCTCTTGGAGATTCTCAGTACAAACATTGTTATCCACTCgtgtgctcttatgttccaagtttagtgcaacttaataattagtcttttttttttttttttttttattaactttatgNTATTTCTTGCATATTTactggtttggtttcttctcatttgtcatcatctttgaacaagatttattaattagtccattaatttgttaaaaaaaaagaagaagaagttcaaaCCTAGTGTTTGTAATTTGGGAGGCGCCATGAAACGCAAGGAGCTAGATCGTGCCGATCTCTCggctttctttttctcctccgGCATCTCTTGGGTTTCCGGTCCAGCCCTAGAGGCCAGTCTTTTCTCTTGGTTTTGTGTAAATCCAACAaaagttttttacttttcaaataataaataaataacaaataaaacaagtAACAAATCCAtgcaaataacaaattaaacaagTAATAAATCCTTGATGTGAATGGAGATGTGAATGGACTTAGTTACTTAGATAAgacacaaacataaacaaataagaggatagacaaaactaaaaaaaaaaatcttattccAAATATAagaattagaaaagaaaacacttgAATATTCTCTAATATAAGAAgattaaaatattgattttacaattaactGAAATTATAAGTTAGTTTGAGTGTgtataaatgaaattaattagggtttagatatttcaattaaacaaaatgatatgtcggtttaggtttgtTAAAGAGGggttatggttatattttataaataaacaaaattatatgtggGTTTGAGTTTATAACAGAAGATTcaatatttagattttacaattaaacaaatttttatgtcATTGGAGTTTATATAGGAGGACTATGATTTAGATTTGACAATTAAAtgacataaataaattatatctgtttggattaacaaaagaatggttaattagggtttagattttacaattaaacgaaattatatgttggtttgagtttatattGTACAAGaaatgattagagtttagattttatggttaaacactatatataatgttacggttaaaattcaaatataagtTTAGGGTCTTTTCTTGACTTATTAAGTTATGTTGATTTATTTCAATTGTATTATTTAGATAATGTTAAGTATTTGAGTCTATTTAAATAATGTTaggattaaattattttagttatgTTGATTTATTTCAATTGTATTATTTAGATAATGTTAAGTATTTGAGTCTATTTAAATAATGTTaggattaaattattttagttatgTTGATTTATTTCAATTGTATTATTTAGATAATGTTAAGTATTTGAGTCTATTTAAATAATGTTaggattaaattattttagttatgTTGATTTATTTCAATTGTATTATTTAGATAATGTTAAGTATTTGAGTCTATTTAAATAATGTTaggattaaattattttagttatgttgatttattttaattgttttatttatatgaaaagattttttggtttatattttttcaaaaaaaaataaataaatgaagtaTTTTTATTCCAGGAAAAACGAGGTATCAAAcgtctaaataaaaaatagatggaaTTTTTCTCcgattttacaaagaaaaaattatatgtaattttgggtttattatatgtcgttttggattctttaaaaaaattggtttaaaaaaaacatttgttattaaacttgtgattttaaaatctctttatttgaaattgtttaaaataatttagaagCTCTTGTtattaaattaagaatttatgtaaaatcatctCATATTCATCATTAATCAAACTTaccaattaattaaaaaaactgatttcGAGAGATTTTAACTATGTTTTTAAATAGGAATGAGTAGAGAGAACCTTCAACGGTGTATCTGGCTCCGGAAAACAGCCAAAATCAATCCCAACTAATTGTCGAACGCTTTTTCATACTTAAATTTTAACACCTCGTAAATAACAACTTAAactgtattaaaatttaaatttgctacatgaactatataaaatattgcaATTTGAACGACTGTTCAAACAGTGTTAAGTCAGAGTTCAACGGTGTTGAGTCAAATGATTCCTGACATCCACGTAGCACTAGGACTTACGAAAACTACatcgttttggtcatttttgggtATGTTGTGGcaagaaataaccaaaaatgaaGTCACCAACGCATCTGAGAACGGACTTCAATACCCCATTTTTTGTGAAACACTTTTTTTCTTGCCACAACACAcctaaaaatgaccaaaacgacTAAGTTTTGGTATGTTCAAGTGTCACGTGGAAGCCAGAGGTCGTCTGACTTAGCACTGTTAAACTCTGACTTAAAATCGttcgagtagatgttgaaatTGACAATATTTCATATAGCTCGTTtagcaaatttgaatttaataCCGTTCATATTGTTATTTGCAGAGTGTTGAAGTTTAGGTATGAAAAAGCGTTCAACAAATAGTAGGGGTTGATTTTGGCCATTTTCCCGTATCTTGCTCACATATTTTTGGGAGAAGGAACTCTCTTCAATGACTTCAATCGGATTAGGGATGATTACAAACTCAGCCATGGAAACGGGATGATTACAAACTCAGCCATGGAATTACCTTGTTCGGGAGCGACGATCTCGTCTTCAGCCATATCTGGGGGAAACAATCTTCGACAAAGagagacaaaatcaaaaatcttgaaatttgaagaatcaatcttttttttccttcattgaGAAGATGGCTGAGGGGTTTAGATGTTTCTAGAGACAAACTTAAACATTTACACACCGCCCCCTTATTGTTTCAATAAAATTCATTATGCACCCTGTCTTCCTAATTCACAAACTAAGTTACCATTTAAAATATACACAATAAAGATAAAATTCATTTTCTCGAATACtttaaagtaagaaaaaatgTTTGTCAGATACTTGAAGTATACGGTAACACATAGCcgcacatacaaacaatataaatgtcttgttaactaCGTCAACTATTGTTatcacataaggacatccataaacaaacataggttatgttTACAACACAATAAACTTTCAACTCCGGTGGTTACTTGGCCggaatccggcgttgaccagtgttgaccgatattgaccagtgttgaccggcattgaccaaaaaatttgttgtttccATGAATACTTTACTTAATCTACTATTTATGTGACTAACATTTCATGTAGCTGATGGACTAGTACTAAGTTACTAACTAACTAGCTAGCTACCAtctatgttaacaaaaaaaagttgtaagaaGCATGcgtttggtatttttttttttcttcttttgtatacAAAAGTTCccattttatataaatacaatgTTACAACAACCTTTTGCATTCATTCATCAACATTTAGTACCTAAATCTTTGTCATATAAAACTCGTACCCAACATGATCATATCTTCACTTCACACAATAAGTTATATAGTCCACATGTTGATTTGCAAATATAATTGATCAATAACTTGACTCTTATCAATTACATAGAGTACTAGAAACATAGTAAGAATGTATTATGTTTGGTTGGGTTTCTCAGGAGCTTGATGATACAAAgctatttaaaagaaaagaatatcatatgcataatgcattataaactaaaaaaatcaaataattgaaAACCCTTTGGGAAAAAAAGGTtagatacaaaataattatttacttatatcaaataacatattcatatttataacaatgtttacataaattaaatttataaatttaaatgtacactatataatattattcataacaattaatcaattttatttcaaattaaattgtTGTAGTACTTAAAGCTTTCCAAAATTTAAGAGTCTATGTCacaaaaacaagaataaaattGTATAGTGatttaaaaatcatatgtaGAAATAAAGTagttctattaaataattaatctaatttatatgttacacattatatttttgtactagataaagacccgtgctagagcacgggttaaaatttattttatttatattctaatttttatataaaatataatttatgtgattgtttttaaaagttttttttggataaaatattatgcaataaaatcatatgctgaatataatgacttgaaaaagtcacttattttgtaagttttatattgttaatgattctagataagtactcgtgctataacattggttaaattttattttatacaaaatttgtatattttctattttaaaataaaaatttaatatgttgtattagtttatgtaggTGAcattatttcaacaatgtatattctacatcatgaatTGAATGTcgttataagacataattttgtaaatttggtttttaaaaagcgagttattatattatgagtaatttaatatattgttatattttttgttttaatatacttggtttttttgaaattctttcatattattgacattgctataacaaacctatttagagtgtttatagtttctaacttttatatcaagtttcaatattttaaaaaaatttcaaaatataaaatttaaagtttattatattatataaaattataaaattcaacaaaaagtatgaaattgaacctaaatattcaaattttgacccgttactcagtaaaatttttaattcaatagatattatttttaaagaataatattactaaaattagaatattttatagattgaatcatttatatttgtttttaaaaattcaacttatggtatatccaaaaattaaactatttttaattataataaataatttgataatttatttgtttcacaaaatagacttatatataaaaatgagaggtgaaatataatgataattaacagattaatatgttaagttagatatcaaaagattttattcgatgaataatttaataaaagaaattaatatggtaagttagatgatatcaaatgattctttagaatattctttttaaaagttttggaaACAACAtgttctagtaataaaatctttcgAAAATAAATCAAGGTTGCACctactatttaacttgtaaccaattaatctataacttatttgtaattaacttattaaaattatatagtatacaaaacaatgttgtgtactttgtTTTACTATATTGGAGATTTTTACTACACAAAACCGATTTTTAAGGTTTTCTCCTTTtgtattaggaaaaaaaaaaaacagaaacatgaAGTAAGAAGCTGGACAGAATAAGACACACAAATCatgttttaactaaataaaaccCAAACCTACAAAAAAGCCCACTAAAATTTCCAGCCCAttacagagagaaaaggaggCGCTCTACTCCTCCGCTTTGACCTATTTCCAACCGTTGCCACTTGATacgaaatataaaaatatctagcaaataaagaaatatcAGATATTTTCCACGTGGACGGTACAGATCAAATAACCCGTGCGAAGAGACAACCATTAGATGAAAAAACCTAACAAAGACCCTTATGCCCCCAAACCTTAATCAAAATGATTATAAATACAATGTTCTAAAACCCTAAGCTGAGAAAAATATCTTCACGCAGCTGTCTAGGGTTTTTCGCCTCtctttttactctctctctcgaaaACCTAGcagtcttctctctcttttctcagtTCCTCCATGGGTAAACCTAAATCCGCCACCAAGGTAACCTAGcagtcttctctctcttttctcttcttcttcttcttcttactctgttttgaatCTCTTGTCTTACGAATTTAACgaggttttgtttgtgtt encodes the following:
- the LOC104758187 gene encoding probable indole-3-pyruvate monooxygenase YUCCA10 — translated: METVVVIVGAGPAGLATSVCLNQHSVPNVILEKEDIYASLWKKRAYDRLKLHLAKEFCELPFMPHGRDVPTFMPKDLFVNYLDAYVARFDIKPRYNRTVKLSTFDESNNKWRVEAENTVTGETEVYWSEFLVVATGENGDGNIPMVNGIDTFPGEIVHSSGYKSGRDFNGKNVLVVGGGNSGMEISFDLCNFGANTTVLIRTPRHVVTKEVIHLGMSFLKYVPVTMVDTMVTTISNLVYGDLSKYGLLRPKQGPFATKLFTGKAPVIDVGTVQKIREGEIKVINGGIGSIKGKTLTFENGHEQDFDAIVFATGYKSSVCSWLQDYEYVMKKDGFPKAPMPKHWKGEKNLYCAGFSRKGIAGAAEDAVSVADDISSVLAAIKN